CGGGAACGAGGGTGCCGCTGCTGAACGAGGCGGGCGCGTAGCGGGCGCCGGGCTGGTGGGCGCTCCGCCACGCGTAGTCGACCGTCTCGTCGTCGATCCGGTCGGAATCGTAGTAGCCGTCGCGGTCGTAGAAGTAGCGAATCGAAGGTTTGCTCGCCAGCAGGTTGTAGAGCGTCGTCCCGACGACGGGCGCTCGAACGAGGGTCCGAACCCACGGCCGTTCGTCGGCGGTCTCGTCGGTCGGGCAGATCAACACGAGCTGTTCGAAGTCGTCCCGGTCGGAGGATTCGGTCTCCGCGGCGGCCCTGACGGCGAAGGCGCCGGTCAGCGAGGAGGCGACGACGATCGGTTCGTCGGTCACCTCGTCGGCGAAGTCGCGGAGGAACTCGGCGTAGAGCGTCGCCGAGTAGACCAGCGGCGGTCGTTCGGAGCGGCCGAACCCGGGGAGGTCGACGGCGATCACGTGGTAATCATCCGCCAGTCGCTCGACGATCGGCCGGAACTCGTGGCTGCTCGCGCCCGCGTAGATTCCGTGACAGAGGAGCAGGTCGGGATCGTTCGGATCACCAGCGACGGTGTAGCGCGTCTCGATGCCGCGCCATCGATACGTCCGTTCGATCCCCACGAGCGGGTTCTCGAGGTCGCCCGCTCGCTTTTGCAGGAAGCGATTTCCGAGCACGGCTGCGCCGACGGTGCCGACCGCTGCGCCGAGGACTGTTCGGGCCTTCATAACCGGTCGGTATGACCGCGAGCGTCTTAGATTTGCGGTTGGAACGCAGTCGCCGACACCGGAATCGCCGCCGATATCGCGTCGATTCCGTCAGCCGTCGTCGATCTCGAGATCTTCGAGACAGGTCTCGACGGGGGCCAACACGTCGTCGGCGATGGAGTAGGGATCGGTCTCGCCCTGCCGGACCGCTTCGGCGAGGTCCTCGACGCCTCCGGCGGCCGCGAGTCGGTCCTCGAGCATGTCGTGGACGTCCTCGCGCAGCAGCGTGCGGATCTCCTCGGCGTAGCGACCGCGGACCTGTTCGGCGTGCTCGCCGGAGTCGACGAGGTACTGCCGGTGGTCGGCGAACGCCTCGAGGAGGTCGTCGACCCCCTCGCCGCGCGTGGCGACGGTCTCGACGATGGGGGTGGTCCACGTCTCGGCGTCAGCTTCGTCGACATCGTCCTCGGGATCCCAGTCGTCGTGGGCGTCGATGACCTCCTGGCTGTGGTGGCCGCCCCCGCCGGCCATGCCGCCGCCCTCGTCGAGTTGGATCATATCGCGCAGCTCCTGGACGGTCCGGTCGGCGCCGTCGCGGTCGGCCTTGTTGACCACGAAGACGTCCGCGATCTCGAGGATCCCCGCCTTCAGCGTCTGGATCTCGTCGCCCGAGCCGGGCGGGACGAGGACGGCGACGGTGTCGGCGGTGCGGACGATGTCGATCTCGTTCTGGCCGGCGCCGACGGTCTCGATGATGATCTTGTCCTTGCCGAAGGCGTCCATCGCCTTGACGGCGTCCGCGGTCGCTGTCGATAGTCCACCGAGGGTCCCGCGGG
Above is a genomic segment from Haloterrigena salifodinae containing:
- a CDS encoding alpha/beta fold hydrolase, giving the protein MKARTVLGAAVGTVGAAVLGNRFLQKRAGDLENPLVGIERTYRWRGIETRYTVAGDPNDPDLLLCHGIYAGASSHEFRPIVERLADDYHVIAVDLPGFGRSERPPLVYSATLYAEFLRDFADEVTDEPIVVASSLTGAFAVRAAAETESSDRDDFEQLVLICPTDETADERPWVRTLVRAPVVGTTLYNLLASKPSIRYFYDRDGYYDSDRIDDETVDYAWRSAHQPGARYAPASFSSGTLVPDFDLQTELAGLETPTTLVWGRDADLVPLREGRDLAEAADTDLVVIDYATQLPHAEHPDKFVEYLTAELPHVDVDIGD
- the meaB gene encoding methylmalonyl Co-A mutase-associated GTPase MeaB encodes the protein MSADEELLEDLLAGKHRALARVISKIENRSPGYRDLVSELYAHTGDADVIGVTGSPGAGKSTLVDKLAETYRDRGETVGVIAIDPSSPFTGGAVLGDRIRMASTVGDMDVFVRSMSARGTLGGLSTATADAVKAMDAFGKDKIIIETVGAGQNEIDIVRTADTVAVLVPPGSGDEIQTLKAGILEIADVFVVNKADRDGADRTVQELRDMIQLDEGGGMAGGGGHHSQEVIDAHDDWDPEDDVDEADAETWTTPIVETVATRGEGVDDLLEAFADHRQYLVDSGEHAEQVRGRYAEEIRTLLREDVHDMLEDRLAAAGGVEDLAEAVRQGETDPYSIADDVLAPVETCLEDLEIDDG